From the genome of Devriesea agamarum, one region includes:
- a CDS encoding glycosyltransferase family 2 protein, which translates to MTTLDIMVPYWGDPAYMKEAIASVLAQTSPHWRLTIIDDDYPGTEIRDHVQEIADERIRYIRKERNEGLIENFKSCVAAAEAPLMVMIGSDDRLLPGYVAEVLDVAARFPHASIIQPGVQVIDQHGSVSRTLPDTVKHVLLSRQNDRYREYSGEQLAASLLTGNWLYWPSLTFRTERIKAVPFRDGFPVVLDLALILDLVFAGDTLVRSSKVVFEYRRHLGSVSSTMLFDGSRFDDERAYFRIAADIAAAHKWPRARRAARLHATSRAYAGKTLMSALAHRDLKAVKALSRHIIST; encoded by the coding sequence GTGACAACTCTCGACATCATGGTCCCCTATTGGGGTGATCCGGCGTATATGAAAGAGGCCATCGCCAGTGTCCTCGCTCAGACATCACCGCATTGGCGACTGACCATCATTGACGATGACTATCCGGGGACCGAAATTCGCGACCATGTGCAGGAGATTGCTGATGAGCGCATTCGTTACATCCGTAAAGAACGCAACGAAGGTCTGATCGAAAACTTTAAGTCCTGTGTGGCGGCCGCTGAGGCGCCGCTGATGGTCATGATCGGGTCCGATGATCGACTATTACCGGGCTACGTGGCCGAAGTCCTTGACGTTGCCGCACGGTTTCCGCATGCCTCGATTATCCAGCCGGGCGTTCAGGTCATTGACCAACACGGCTCCGTCAGCCGTACCCTGCCTGACACCGTGAAACACGTTCTTCTCAGCAGACAAAACGATCGGTACCGCGAGTATTCTGGGGAACAGCTGGCCGCCAGTTTATTAACCGGCAATTGGCTGTACTGGCCTTCCCTCACCTTCCGTACCGAACGGATCAAAGCAGTTCCGTTCCGCGACGGGTTCCCGGTGGTTCTCGACCTGGCGCTGATATTAGACCTGGTGTTTGCCGGAGATACCTTAGTGAGGTCCTCCAAGGTGGTGTTTGAGTACCGTCGGCATTTAGGCAGCGTCTCGAGCACGATGTTGTTTGACGGCTCGCGTTTTGACGATGAACGCGCGTATTTCCGAATCGCCGCCGACATCGCGGCTGCGCACAAATGGCCCCGGGCTCGTCGCGCTGCGCGGCTACACGCCACGTCCCGCGCCTACGCAGGGAAGACCCTCATGTCTGCACTCGCTCACCGCGACCTAAAGGCCGTCAAAGCACTCTCGCGCCACATCATCTCGACCTAG
- a CDS encoding DUF6541 family protein, which produces MQTWIPLVVPALTALALMIVPGLALAICVGQRGVNAVLLSPALSVSLITVAAVIYGPTGLHWAPWMPLSLTVVACLVVLLARFIIARIRRRRDSASTGQADVDETSDDQVIACPWFQRSDLWIYGGWLVAAVLWLRNIRNLLKFPSAISQTFDNVFHLSAIQYILEHGNASTLTLSSLNASPGDPVYYPAAWHDLGSLTVLLTGTSVPIASNAVLTATFLVWPLSCLFLVRTLLKKPSPAAMLATGVLSAGFSAFPLLLAGYGVLYPNLLGLALAPILIGLGVDLLRATPARRFHTWHAVVLIVLAVPGIGMSHPNAVMTVALIAIPVVGMRILTVLRDMLRRHRPPLPGIAEIIGLFILLAAIYKSWAIVRPPRSQAGWEPVMQQADAIGQAIVNAPLGQWPAWVVSAFALFGVYRIIRTRQNLWLPLVWCVLVFFWLVVASFPANNWRYKLTGVWYNDSFRLASILPLAALPLAALGVHHLALWLTSLIHSRHRLVSSAGGGAAVHGERRTHRAQHATGAAAAVVAVGISGVLVATTQRGTYMDYAVDWAGSTYRLSDTSQLLTKDEYNLIMRLPSLVPRDAVIATNPWNGSSLAYPLTGLKTTAHHVLAYRTHDAALLDDHLDQVASDPAVCPAIDRLHVDYVLDFGDQEVNGGEHPYPGFDDLDTAPGFKLVAHEGQAKLFKVTACAKPS; this is translated from the coding sequence ATGCAGACCTGGATTCCCCTCGTGGTCCCCGCCCTGACTGCGCTCGCGCTCATGATTGTGCCGGGCCTAGCTCTGGCCATCTGCGTCGGACAGCGCGGCGTCAACGCCGTCTTGCTCTCACCAGCACTGTCGGTGTCGCTGATCACGGTTGCCGCCGTGATCTACGGACCAACAGGCCTGCATTGGGCGCCCTGGATGCCTCTATCCCTGACGGTGGTGGCATGTCTGGTGGTCCTGCTCGCTCGCTTCATCATTGCGCGTATCCGTCGGCGCCGAGATAGCGCATCGACCGGCCAAGCCGATGTCGATGAAACCTCCGATGACCAGGTCATTGCATGCCCCTGGTTTCAGCGATCTGATCTGTGGATATACGGAGGATGGCTGGTGGCGGCGGTGCTCTGGCTGCGAAATATCCGCAATCTTCTGAAGTTCCCCAGCGCGATCTCGCAAACGTTCGACAACGTCTTCCATCTCTCAGCCATTCAGTACATCCTCGAACATGGCAATGCCTCGACGCTGACCCTGAGCTCACTCAACGCCTCCCCGGGTGACCCGGTCTACTATCCGGCAGCCTGGCACGACCTGGGATCGCTCACGGTTTTACTGACCGGCACGTCGGTTCCCATCGCCTCAAACGCCGTCCTGACTGCGACGTTTCTGGTGTGGCCGCTCAGCTGCCTCTTCCTGGTGCGCACGCTCCTGAAAAAACCGTCCCCAGCCGCTATGCTCGCCACCGGCGTTTTAAGCGCCGGATTCAGCGCGTTCCCTCTGCTCCTGGCTGGGTACGGTGTGCTCTACCCGAACCTGCTGGGGCTTGCGCTCGCCCCCATTTTGATAGGTCTCGGAGTCGATCTGCTGCGGGCGACACCTGCACGGCGTTTCCACACGTGGCATGCCGTTGTGCTGATCGTCCTAGCGGTGCCCGGAATTGGGATGTCCCACCCGAATGCTGTGATGACGGTGGCATTGATCGCAATCCCCGTCGTCGGCATGAGGATCCTGACGGTGCTGCGAGATATGTTGCGCCGTCACCGACCCCCGCTGCCGGGCATTGCGGAAATTATTGGGCTCTTTATTCTTCTGGCCGCGATTTACAAGAGCTGGGCGATTGTGCGCCCACCTCGCAGCCAGGCCGGGTGGGAACCGGTGATGCAACAGGCCGACGCCATCGGGCAAGCTATTGTGAATGCGCCGCTCGGGCAATGGCCCGCCTGGGTGGTCAGTGCTTTCGCCCTGTTCGGCGTGTACCGCATCATTCGCACCCGACAGAATCTTTGGCTTCCTCTGGTGTGGTGCGTGCTCGTCTTCTTCTGGCTGGTGGTAGCCAGTTTCCCGGCGAATAACTGGCGCTACAAACTCACCGGTGTGTGGTACAACGATTCCTTCCGGCTCGCCAGCATATTGCCGCTCGCTGCGCTTCCTTTAGCTGCGCTCGGTGTTCATCACCTTGCGTTGTGGCTGACCTCGCTGATTCACAGTCGGCACCGGCTCGTGAGCTCCGCTGGTGGCGGGGCGGCGGTGCACGGTGAACGCCGCACGCATCGCGCGCAGCACGCGACCGGGGCGGCTGCAGCGGTGGTCGCCGTCGGAATATCCGGCGTGCTGGTCGCAACCACCCAACGCGGAACCTATATGGACTACGCCGTGGACTGGGCAGGATCCACCTATCGGCTCTCCGATACCAGCCAACTGCTCACCAAAGACGAATACAACCTGATTATGCGGCTACCCTCATTGGTTCCACGCGATGCGGTCATTGCCACCAACCCGTGGAATGGTTCATCCCTGGCCTATCCGCTGACCGGTTTGAAAACTACGGCGCATCATGTGCTGGCATACCGCACCCACGATGCGGCGCTGCTGGATGATCACCTGGATCAAGTCGCCTCTGATCCCGCGGTGTGCCCGGCCATTGACCGCCTCCATGTTGACTACGTGCTCGACTTTGGCGATCAGGAAGTGAACGGAGGGGAGCACCCCTATCCCGGGTTCGATGATCTCGACACCGCCCCCGGGTTCAAATTAGTGGCGCATGAGGGACAGGCGAAGCTCTTCAAAGTAACCGCCTGTGCAAAGCCTTCCTAG
- a CDS encoding M18 family aminopeptidase: MRDSNLSRTENTSRTAAEAFVTDLGHFVSASPSSFHAAEESARRLEAAGFTRLSETDAWTDLRGEFFVVRDGAIIAWVCPEAADSNSPFHIVGAHTDSPSLKLKPASTIGRDGFTQVGVEVYGGTLLNSWLDRELCLAGRLITRDGTQHLTRTGPMMRVPQLAVHLDRGVNGEGLVLDPQQHMQPVFGLGETTAADVLGILADAAGIDATDVSGYDIVTMDTQPPAIFGADRDFFASPRLDNLSSTHAGLTALIEVSASPRDDAPIAVFVSNDHEEIGSSTRSGAAGPFLEDILVRLHMSLGGDQASLRRAYANSAVISSDAGHSVHPNYPERHDPAVRPVLGGGPLLKINANQRYATDAQGAAMWARICEAAEVPYQEFVSKNTMPCGSTIGPITATRLGMLTVDVGIPLLSMHSVREMCAVVDPLRLELALREFLAGTD; encoded by the coding sequence ATGCGCGATTCCAATCTCTCCCGCACGGAAAACACCTCCCGTACGGCAGCCGAAGCATTTGTGACAGACCTCGGTCATTTCGTCAGTGCCTCCCCATCTTCGTTCCATGCGGCGGAGGAAAGCGCCCGGCGTCTCGAAGCAGCCGGATTCACGCGGCTCAGCGAAACCGATGCGTGGACCGACCTGCGCGGCGAATTTTTTGTCGTGCGCGATGGCGCAATCATCGCCTGGGTCTGCCCTGAGGCCGCCGACAGTAACTCTCCGTTTCATATCGTCGGGGCGCACACGGATTCGCCGTCGCTCAAGCTCAAGCCTGCATCCACCATTGGGCGCGACGGCTTTACCCAGGTTGGGGTTGAGGTATATGGCGGCACGCTCTTAAATTCCTGGCTTGATCGGGAACTGTGCCTGGCGGGGCGGTTGATCACCCGGGACGGCACGCAGCATCTGACCCGTACCGGACCGATGATGCGGGTCCCACAGTTGGCCGTGCATCTGGATCGCGGGGTCAACGGCGAGGGTCTCGTGTTAGATCCGCAGCAGCATATGCAGCCGGTTTTTGGCCTCGGAGAGACCACTGCCGCTGATGTTCTCGGGATCCTGGCCGATGCCGCTGGGATCGATGCCACCGATGTTTCCGGGTACGACATCGTCACGATGGACACCCAACCGCCGGCGATTTTCGGGGCCGACCGCGATTTCTTTGCGAGCCCGCGCCTGGATAATCTGTCCTCCACCCATGCGGGGCTTACGGCACTTATCGAGGTGTCGGCCTCGCCTCGCGACGACGCTCCCATCGCCGTGTTTGTCTCCAACGACCACGAGGAAATCGGGTCTTCGACGCGGTCTGGGGCAGCGGGTCCGTTCTTGGAAGACATCTTGGTGCGTCTGCATATGAGTCTGGGTGGGGACCAGGCCTCGCTGCGCCGCGCCTACGCGAATTCGGCGGTAATTAGTTCCGATGCGGGGCATTCAGTCCACCCCAACTATCCCGAACGTCACGACCCCGCCGTACGACCGGTTCTCGGCGGAGGCCCCCTGCTGAAAATTAACGCGAATCAGCGCTATGCCACCGATGCTCAGGGCGCGGCGATGTGGGCTCGTATCTGTGAAGCGGCCGAAGTCCCCTATCAGGAGTTCGTGTCGAAGAATACGATGCCGTGCGGTTCCACCATCGGGCCGATCACGGCAACCCGGCTGGGCATGCTCACCGTGGATGTCGGCATCCCGTTGCTGTCGATGCACTCGGTGCGCGAAATGTGTGCGGTGGTGGATCCGCTGCGCCTAGAGCTCGCCTTGCGCGAATTCCTCGCCGGAACTGACTGA
- a CDS encoding glutamyl-tRNA reductase, producing the protein MLVALRATHEHLDLEVLDALTRGARKIPEMLAAITGPLDRANNSPLLGWVVIATCNRLEIYLDAERFHDGVDLVIQAIAESSGIDPDMVSMCLDAAMGPQVAEHLYEVMAGLRSVVVGEAEITGQVRTAFGASLEAGHTTAMLNDLFQVGFRYAKRVVSHTKVGVAGRSGASVALDRAEEILGSLRDVRVLVVGTGAYARLGVSDLARRGCTDISVFSGSGRAESFAQSHDVHVVPITDLSHAVRAADLVLACSGRGTSLFPECFFGSGPTLVLDLALHSDLHALVRHMSHIRVIGLTDIAAPMDQATTEAIAAARAIVAEGVERFQSRQEIRKLDPAVSALRATVRTAMDEEIARLHEEHEPQVANDVERRIRRIFAKVMHSPTMRAQQLAREGQAQEYVAALHTLFGIEVSADGLGHDAPVGDTDGWMRVDQTMPPRFDGVPQKSSVRTDVLARLVRNKGALGA; encoded by the coding sequence ATGCTCGTCGCCCTTCGCGCTACCCACGAGCACCTCGACCTCGAGGTGCTCGACGCGCTCACCCGAGGCGCGCGAAAAATCCCCGAAATGCTGGCTGCAATTACAGGTCCGCTCGACCGCGCTAATAACTCGCCCCTTTTAGGGTGGGTGGTCATCGCGACCTGCAACCGCCTCGAAATCTATCTCGATGCCGAACGGTTTCACGACGGCGTCGATCTGGTGATCCAGGCCATTGCCGAGTCCTCCGGTATCGACCCCGACATGGTCTCCATGTGCCTGGACGCCGCCATGGGTCCGCAAGTTGCCGAGCATTTATACGAAGTGATGGCCGGCCTGCGGTCGGTTGTGGTGGGAGAAGCCGAAATCACCGGCCAGGTCCGCACAGCGTTCGGGGCATCACTCGAAGCGGGTCACACCACTGCCATGTTGAATGACCTGTTCCAAGTCGGTTTTCGCTACGCCAAACGGGTGGTGAGCCACACCAAAGTCGGTGTCGCTGGACGCTCAGGCGCCTCAGTTGCGCTCGACCGCGCCGAAGAAATCCTCGGCTCCCTGCGCGACGTGCGAGTCCTAGTCGTCGGGACGGGAGCTTATGCCCGACTCGGGGTGAGCGATCTCGCCCGCCGAGGGTGCACCGACATCTCGGTATTCTCAGGGTCAGGCCGCGCAGAATCCTTCGCCCAAAGCCATGACGTCCACGTTGTGCCCATCACGGACCTCAGCCACGCTGTGCGCGCAGCGGATCTCGTACTGGCCTGCTCTGGCCGCGGAACCTCCCTCTTCCCGGAGTGCTTCTTCGGATCCGGCCCCACCCTCGTGCTAGACCTTGCCCTCCACTCAGACCTGCACGCGCTCGTGCGACACATGAGCCATATCCGGGTGATCGGCCTCACCGATATCGCCGCTCCCATGGATCAGGCCACCACCGAAGCTATTGCGGCGGCCCGGGCGATCGTGGCCGAAGGGGTCGAACGCTTCCAATCGCGACAGGAAATCCGCAAACTCGACCCGGCTGTCTCGGCCCTGCGGGCGACCGTGCGCACCGCCATGGACGAGGAAATCGCCCGATTGCATGAGGAGCATGAGCCGCAGGTCGCGAACGATGTGGAGCGCCGCATTCGCCGGATCTTCGCCAAAGTGATGCACTCGCCGACCATGCGCGCTCAACAGCTTGCCCGCGAAGGTCAGGCTCAGGAATACGTCGCCGCCCTGCACACACTGTTCGGTATCGAGGTCAGCGCCGACGGCCTTGGCCATGACGCCCCGGTGGGCGATACCGACGGTTGGATGCGGGTGGACCAAACTATGCCCCCTCGATTTGACGGCGTGCCCCAGAAATCCTCGGTGAGAACCGACGTGCTTGCGCGGTTAGTGCGCAACAAAGGGGCGCTGGGGGCATGA
- the hemE gene encoding uroporphyrinogen decarboxylase produces the protein MSRSSTSSPIFSDAPSDQLGGRSTGDEAAPAPSHTPTSPEGLVSPDAFLPASHPLCQGAEKGPANSPLLARYRGQGSQVSDAPPSVWFMRQAGRSLPEYRKAREGIAMLDACLMPELVAEITVQPVRRHQVDAGIFFSDIVVPVRLAGLGVEIQPGVGPVVEHPLRAEADINALPAVSGNDALDAAFDPIRDAVRLTTKELGTTPLIGFCGAPFTIASYLVEGGPSRDHLRTRSLMFSDPELWDRLASWVADLSGRFLRAQVLAGASAVQVFDSWAGNLSREQYVRHVAPHTARVFAHVADLPVPKVHFGVGAGHLLQPMRAVGADVVGVDHRLHLRDALAILGPNTAVQGNLDPACLFATEDARFAHTREVVDAGSAAAGHVVNLGHGVPPHTDPQVLTDLVAYIHSLRPYGPDATASQNGHTHE, from the coding sequence ATGAGTCGAAGCAGCACGTCATCCCCCATTTTTAGTGACGCCCCGTCAGATCAGTTGGGTGGCCGGTCCACCGGCGATGAAGCCGCCCCAGCACCTTCCCACACCCCAACCTCCCCAGAGGGTCTTGTAAGTCCCGACGCTTTTCTGCCAGCCTCACACCCTCTGTGCCAGGGTGCTGAGAAAGGCCCCGCCAACTCCCCGTTGCTCGCGCGCTATCGCGGACAGGGCTCTCAGGTCAGCGATGCTCCACCCAGCGTCTGGTTTATGCGCCAAGCGGGCAGATCCCTGCCGGAATACCGGAAAGCGCGCGAAGGTATCGCCATGCTCGATGCCTGTTTGATGCCCGAACTGGTCGCGGAGATCACCGTCCAACCAGTGAGGCGGCATCAGGTTGACGCCGGTATTTTCTTCTCCGACATTGTGGTGCCGGTGCGTTTAGCTGGACTCGGGGTCGAGATCCAGCCCGGCGTTGGACCGGTGGTTGAGCATCCGTTGCGCGCGGAAGCAGACATTAATGCTCTGCCTGCTGTCAGCGGCAATGACGCTCTTGACGCTGCGTTTGACCCGATTCGCGACGCCGTGCGCCTGACGACTAAAGAGCTCGGTACCACTCCCCTGATCGGGTTTTGCGGCGCACCATTTACCATCGCGTCCTACCTCGTCGAGGGCGGACCGAGTCGGGACCACCTGCGCACCCGCAGCCTCATGTTTTCTGACCCCGAGCTGTGGGATCGGCTCGCATCCTGGGTTGCTGACCTCTCCGGGCGTTTCCTGCGAGCCCAGGTTCTTGCCGGCGCCAGTGCCGTCCAGGTATTCGACTCCTGGGCCGGGAATCTTTCGCGCGAACAGTATGTGCGGCACGTCGCCCCGCACACCGCCCGGGTTTTCGCGCACGTCGCCGACCTTCCCGTGCCCAAAGTTCATTTCGGAGTGGGAGCAGGCCATTTACTTCAGCCCATGCGTGCGGTAGGAGCCGACGTGGTGGGGGTTGATCATCGTTTACACCTGCGCGATGCACTCGCCATCCTCGGGCCAAATACAGCGGTGCAAGGAAACCTCGACCCGGCCTGCTTATTCGCCACCGAAGATGCACGTTTCGCCCATACTCGTGAAGTGGTGGACGCCGGATCGGCGGCAGCCGGGCATGTGGTGAACCTCGGCCACGGCGTGCCACCCCATACCGACCCGCAGGTCCTCACCGACCTCGTCGCCTATATCCATTCGCTGCGTCCCTACGGTCCAGACGCAACAGCCTCACAGAATGGGCATACCCATGAATGA
- the hemG gene encoding protoporphyrinogen oxidase: protein MNDTTTARRTLVIGGGISGLLYAWQAQQTGCQVTVLEAASVCGGAIGAHELDGLELNTGAEAFATAGGTVRELLGDLGLSEHIVEPCPSGSWVVTRGGAAPLPAAGYLGIPANPLAPDVRRIIGWPSALRAAIGDALLPGSYALREGTTLGDYVRTRMGRRVLTRLVEPVIGGVHATDPNLLELAAIAPKLPDATRRTGSLARAVAHLRPSRKASGAAVSSLRPSMELLPRTLAQQITDRGGVILTNSPVTGLVRLPDGTYRVSSGPDQQEFTADHVVLAAPGEVTRELVRGVNPAVAELIPVAPPSPVRLVTLVLDAPALRARPRGNGVLIAAETTGVQAKALTHATAKWPHLRDAAGQREIVRLSYGRSGGPLPAPELFPDLALADASRILGVPLDRSQLRAHEVITWERALSQARAGHQAALEDVETALRETPGLNIVGAWRSGTGLAAITGFTRRLARTMEGQL, encoded by the coding sequence ATGAATGACACCACCACCGCCCGTCGAACACTTGTGATCGGCGGAGGAATCTCTGGGTTGCTCTACGCCTGGCAAGCCCAGCAAACCGGGTGCCAGGTGACCGTCCTCGAAGCCGCCTCCGTCTGCGGCGGAGCCATCGGCGCGCATGAACTCGACGGCCTTGAGCTCAACACAGGCGCCGAAGCGTTTGCGACCGCGGGTGGCACCGTGCGCGAGCTCCTGGGCGACCTCGGCCTCAGCGAACACATCGTCGAGCCGTGCCCGTCCGGAAGCTGGGTGGTGACCCGAGGTGGAGCCGCGCCGCTGCCAGCCGCCGGGTACCTCGGCATCCCCGCGAATCCGCTGGCCCCGGATGTCCGCCGGATCATCGGCTGGCCCTCAGCTTTGCGCGCAGCGATCGGAGATGCCCTCCTACCCGGCTCTTATGCCCTGCGCGAAGGCACAACTCTGGGCGATTATGTGCGCACCCGAATGGGACGCCGAGTGCTCACACGGCTCGTTGAACCGGTAATCGGTGGGGTTCACGCCACAGATCCCAATCTGCTGGAACTGGCCGCCATCGCCCCCAAACTCCCGGACGCGACCCGCCGCACCGGTTCCCTCGCCCGAGCCGTGGCACATCTGCGTCCCTCCCGTAAAGCATCCGGCGCCGCTGTGTCCTCCCTGCGCCCCAGCATGGAGCTTCTGCCCCGCACCCTGGCCCAGCAGATCACCGACCGCGGCGGTGTCATTCTCACCAACTCCCCGGTCACCGGCCTGGTCCGTCTACCCGATGGGACTTATCGCGTCAGCTCAGGTCCAGATCAGCAGGAGTTCACCGCCGATCACGTGGTGCTAGCGGCCCCGGGAGAAGTGACCCGGGAGCTCGTGCGCGGGGTGAACCCGGCGGTGGCCGAGCTGATCCCCGTCGCCCCTCCCTCACCGGTCCGACTGGTCACCTTAGTGCTGGATGCTCCGGCGCTGCGCGCCAGGCCCCGCGGCAACGGGGTTCTGATCGCCGCTGAAACCACCGGTGTGCAGGCTAAAGCGCTCACCCATGCCACCGCCAAATGGCCACATCTGCGCGACGCAGCTGGTCAGCGGGAAATTGTGCGCTTGTCTTACGGTCGCTCAGGCGGACCGTTGCCAGCCCCGGAACTTTTCCCCGATCTGGCCCTCGCCGATGCATCCCGGATTCTCGGGGTGCCCTTGGACCGGTCACAGCTGCGCGCCCACGAAGTCATCACGTGGGAACGCGCACTATCTCAAGCCCGAGCGGGTCACCAGGCTGCGCTCGAGGACGTCGAGACCGCTCTGCGTGAAACCCCCGGCTTAAATATTGTCGGCGCGTGGCGCAGCGGAACCGGTCTCGCCGCTATCACCGGATTCACGCGACGTCTCGCTCGCACCATGGAAGGACAGTTATGA
- the hemQ gene encoding hydrogen peroxide-dependent heme synthase: protein MTAHPHSTPSHPAPHLSGEGEDVIRYAAYMVYTKTQCHGAKAPVDTAELTASLEKFIADQEQRGVVVRGLYDVSDFRADGDIMTWMHAENPAALQQAGRDFRALMPGRLSRTWAAMGVHRQAEFSKDHAPAFLDDRRTPKEWITVYPFVRSYDWYLLPEDERREMLREHGMLGRDFPQVHANTVAAFALGDYEWLLSFEADHLHELVDMMRHLRYSKARLHVRDELPFYAGRRVTPATAADLMN from the coding sequence ATGACCGCGCACCCGCATTCCACCCCTTCGCACCCGGCGCCGCACCTGAGCGGTGAGGGAGAAGATGTCATCCGGTACGCCGCCTACATGGTGTACACCAAGACCCAGTGCCACGGCGCTAAGGCCCCGGTTGATACCGCTGAGCTCACCGCGTCCCTCGAGAAATTCATTGCTGATCAGGAACAGCGCGGAGTTGTGGTCCGCGGCCTGTACGATGTGTCGGATTTCCGGGCAGACGGCGACATTATGACCTGGATGCACGCCGAGAATCCAGCCGCATTGCAGCAGGCGGGACGCGATTTCCGTGCGCTTATGCCCGGCCGCCTCAGCCGCACGTGGGCAGCCATGGGTGTGCATCGCCAGGCTGAGTTCTCTAAGGATCACGCCCCCGCTTTCCTCGATGATCGGCGCACTCCGAAGGAGTGGATCACGGTCTACCCGTTCGTGCGCTCCTATGACTGGTATCTTCTGCCCGAGGATGAGCGCCGCGAGATGCTGCGTGAGCACGGCATGCTCGGCCGCGATTTTCCGCAGGTTCACGCCAACACGGTGGCCGCGTTTGCCCTGGGCGACTACGAGTGGCTGCTTTCTTTTGAAGCTGATCATCTCCACGAACTGGTCGATATGATGCGGCATCTGCGTTACTCTAAGGCGCGCCTGCATGTCCGTGACGAGCTGCCCTTCTATGCGGGCCGCCGCGTCACTCCCGCCACCGCTGCCGATCTGATGAACTGA
- a CDS encoding ferrochelatase: MPLTDHTAPAPTDSTQPLESDQPIDDNHTRRGQHRAFDGILLASFGGPEKPEDVMPFLRNVTRGRGIPEERLEEVSHHYQAMDGQSPINDQNRELLRDLRAELDRRGIELPVVWGNRNWHPFMRDAVDELYAQGKRHILGIATSAYSSYSSCRQYREDFGTILRDSGRDGEMTIDKIRTYFNVPGFLDPVVDGVDDALTSLLDEGLTLPEIRVVFTTHSIPLTMADTSGPEDTHERGSGGWYVEQHLAACRYVAGAIAQRRDIAVTDLMDDPDQQTASGPLLRWQLAYQSRSGPPQVPWLEPDIVDVIEEISASDDVCRGIVVAPIGFVTDHVEVIWDLDKEAREAAEEHGLTFRRVATAGHDPRFITALVDLIEERLDPARPRAALTDFGMTPDVCGRRCCPGRTIRPTTSGIDSDEDCARAEQESA, translated from the coding sequence ATGCCCTTGACTGACCACACTGCGCCCGCACCGACAGACTCCACCCAGCCGTTAGAGTCCGACCAGCCGATTGACGATAACCACACCCGCCGAGGCCAACACCGTGCTTTCGACGGGATTTTGCTCGCGTCTTTCGGAGGTCCGGAAAAACCTGAGGACGTTATGCCGTTCCTGCGCAATGTGACGCGCGGTCGGGGCATCCCGGAAGAGCGGCTGGAGGAAGTCAGCCACCACTACCAGGCCATGGATGGCCAGTCCCCAATCAACGACCAGAACCGCGAATTGTTGCGCGACTTGCGGGCGGAGCTGGATCGCCGTGGGATTGAGCTACCCGTTGTCTGGGGTAACCGGAACTGGCATCCTTTTATGCGTGACGCCGTAGACGAGCTGTATGCGCAGGGCAAACGCCATATCCTTGGCATCGCAACCTCCGCATATTCGTCCTATTCGTCCTGCCGGCAATATCGGGAGGATTTCGGGACCATCCTGCGCGATAGTGGCCGCGATGGTGAGATGACGATCGATAAGATCCGCACCTATTTCAACGTTCCGGGTTTCTTGGATCCGGTGGTCGACGGGGTGGACGATGCGCTCACCTCGCTGCTCGATGAGGGCTTAACGCTGCCGGAGATCCGGGTCGTCTTCACCACGCATTCCATCCCGCTCACCATGGCCGACACCTCTGGTCCGGAGGATACGCATGAGCGCGGTTCCGGCGGGTGGTACGTCGAGCAGCACTTGGCAGCCTGCCGATACGTCGCAGGGGCCATCGCACAGCGTCGAGATATCGCGGTCACCGACTTAATGGATGACCCCGACCAGCAGACCGCATCGGGGCCGTTGCTCAGGTGGCAACTCGCCTACCAGTCCCGGTCTGGCCCACCTCAGGTTCCGTGGCTGGAGCCCGACATCGTCGATGTGATCGAGGAGATCAGCGCTTCGGATGACGTGTGCCGAGGCATCGTGGTCGCTCCGATCGGGTTTGTTACCGATCATGTCGAGGTGATTTGGGACCTGGATAAGGAGGCTCGTGAGGCTGCTGAGGAACACGGGCTCACCTTCCGTCGGGTGGCGACCGCGGGTCACGATCCGCGTTTCATTACCGCGCTCGTTGACCTGATTGAAGAACGCCTGGATCCGGCGCGGCCCCGCGCAGCGTTGACCGACTTTGGTATGACCCCTGACGTCTGCGGCCGTCGCTGCTGTCCAGGCAGGACGATTAGACCCACCACCTCGGGCATTGACTCAGATGAGGACTGTGCCCGGGCTGAGCAGGAGTCTGCATGA